In the genome of Mucisphaera calidilacus, one region contains:
- a CDS encoding PEP-CTERM sorting domain-containing protein (PEP-CTERM proteins occur, often in large numbers, in the proteomes of bacteria that also encode an exosortase, a predicted intramembrane cysteine proteinase. The presence of a PEP-CTERM domain at a protein's C-terminus predicts cleavage within the sorting domain, followed by covalent anchoring to some some component of the (usually Gram-negative) cell surface. Many PEP-CTERM proteins exhibit an unusual sequence composition that includes large numbers of potential glycosylation sites. Expression of one such protein has been shown restore the ability of a bacterium to form floc, a type of biofilm.), whose amino-acid sequence MNADTSKRILGYTTAATVGAFGAGQTATAAVIYTDLVPDITVGAVPGTDETFAIDFNGDGVDDALALRVIINSFSNNVQFRAFGYDRIDDPDAPDILPSDIPGEWVEQNWVFSNGPADKGPNVTYYARSFPAGTTIDDTLNRTGFKDPKPPTGGYGIAARALFGNPYNFINTGGFLGFQFEIPDDPIAALDEDGIGQDLAVGGSTTHFAWLEVDIVFDENTEPQIILKSWAYESTPDTALVAGEIPVGVPGDFNGDSVVDAADIDILLTDLGDPALDLDGDSDSDQDDVAFLLGDILGTAAGDANLDQAVDLLDLSALAANFNVSGVGWASGNFNGDAIVNLLDLSTLADNFGFSAPAIPEPTSLALLAAGAGALGTRRRR is encoded by the coding sequence ATGAACGCAGACACCAGCAAGAGAATCCTCGGCTACACCACCGCCGCCACCGTCGGCGCTTTCGGCGCCGGCCAGACCGCCACGGCCGCCGTGATCTACACCGACCTTGTCCCCGACATCACCGTCGGTGCGGTCCCCGGCACAGACGAAACCTTCGCCATCGACTTCAACGGTGACGGCGTCGACGACGCCCTCGCCCTTCGCGTCATCATCAATAGTTTCTCCAACAACGTGCAGTTCCGAGCTTTCGGCTACGACCGCATCGATGACCCCGACGCTCCCGACATCCTCCCATCCGACATCCCCGGCGAGTGGGTCGAGCAGAACTGGGTCTTCTCCAATGGACCCGCCGACAAAGGGCCCAACGTTACCTATTACGCACGCTCGTTCCCCGCTGGAACCACCATCGACGACACCCTGAACCGAACCGGCTTCAAAGACCCCAAGCCGCCCACAGGCGGCTACGGCATCGCCGCTCGTGCCCTCTTCGGCAACCCCTATAACTTCATCAACACCGGCGGCTTCCTTGGCTTTCAGTTCGAGATCCCAGATGACCCCATCGCCGCCCTCGATGAGGATGGCATCGGCCAGGACCTGGCCGTCGGCGGCAGCACCACCCACTTCGCATGGCTTGAAGTCGACATCGTCTTCGACGAGAACACCGAGCCTCAAATCATCCTCAAGAGTTGGGCGTACGAGTCCACACCCGATACCGCCCTCGTTGCCGGCGAGATCCCCGTGGGTGTCCCCGGCGACTTTAACGGCGACTCCGTCGTCGACGCCGCCGACATCGATATCCTCCTCACCGACCTGGGGGACCCTGCACTCGACCTCGACGGCGACTCCGATTCCGATCAGGACGACGTCGCCTTCCTCCTCGGCGACATCCTCGGCACCGCCGCGGGTGACGCCAACCTCGATCAGGCCGTCGACCTCCTGGATCTCAGTGCCCTCGCCGCCAACTTCAACGTCTCAGGCGTCGGCTGGGCATCGGGCAACTTCAACGGCGACGCCATCGTCAACCTTCTCGACCTCAGCACCCTCGCCGACAACTTCGGTTTCAGCGCACCCGCCATCCCCGAGCCCACCTCCCTCGCACTCCTCGCCGCAGGGGCCGGGGCTCTCGGCACACGCCGGCGACGCTAA
- a CDS encoding PEP-CTERM sorting domain-containing protein, translated as MDKINPGSLALSVTLGLTLATAVSGEIITDDFSTYADQTAFEDVYEVTTTGPAVILQGNNESLRVDFSSSGDASVVRPEAFTVDAETPISIDLDIIGGSGAFAPTSFGIQSIDDESVRLIVQIQRRSDDVEVLVRNLNASFKNRVIASIANSNNYEATWRLSVGPTNVEVFHNGESVGANSHDLNYANYANGAQVFLSSSKGWSGGGTNVDNLKIEGTQVPEPSSLALLGLAGLLASRRGQH; from the coding sequence ATGGATAAGATCAACCCCGGCTCACTGGCCCTGAGCGTGACCCTCGGGCTCACGCTGGCAACCGCGGTTTCCGGCGAGATCATCACCGATGATTTCTCGACCTACGCCGACCAGACAGCGTTTGAAGATGTGTACGAAGTGACCACAACAGGCCCTGCGGTCATCCTGCAGGGAAACAATGAAAGCCTGCGGGTTGACTTCTCAAGCAGTGGCGACGCTTCAGTGGTTCGACCCGAGGCGTTTACGGTGGATGCCGAGACACCGATCTCGATCGACCTCGACATCATCGGAGGCAGCGGAGCCTTTGCTCCCACGAGCTTCGGCATTCAATCCATCGACGACGAGAGTGTCCGTCTGATCGTCCAGATACAGAGGCGGAGCGACGATGTCGAGGTGCTCGTTCGTAATCTGAACGCAAGCTTCAAGAACCGCGTGATCGCGTCCATCGCAAACAGCAACAACTATGAGGCAACATGGCGCCTGTCGGTTGGGCCTACCAACGTTGAAGTCTTCCACAACGGCGAGAGCGTCGGGGCCAACAGCCACGACCTTAACTACGCTAACTACGCCAATGGAGCCCAGGTCTTCCTGAGTTCATCAAAGGGATGGTCCGGCGGCGGCACCAACGTGGACAACCTGAAGATCGAGGGCACACAGGTGCCCGAGCCGAGTTCCCTGGCGCTCCTGGGACTTGCAGGACTCTTGGCGAGCAGACGCGGTCAACACTGA
- a CDS encoding alkaline phosphatase family protein gives MRETPATRKRVLLIGWDAADWQMIDPLLQAGAMPNLEALIGRGVRGNLATIRPILSPMLWTSIATGKRADKHGICGFTEPKPDGTGIRPVTSTSRATKAVWNILSQKGYTSAVCSWFASHPAEPIKGSVVTDQFARLLAVLDHDIDPGPGTFHPPELAEQLNPYRVDPRMLDAQTLLPFVPAAAEIEQEQDGRLMTLAHLIAKASTIHAAGCHQLRETDWDFAAIYYDAIDHFGHQFMPYHPPAVSGISERDARIYGPVMEGCYRFHDMMLGALTKLAGPDTDILLISDHGFFNDQARLGTDATEDPEHWHRPFGVVVAAGPSFKQNETLYGATILDVTPTILSIFDLPLGADMDGRPWIEIFNEPVTPDRVFSWDKIEGESGYHPPNAEEDDPVASAEAVAQLVALGYIDDPGEDVTTAVRNTTRDLLTNRASALADSRRASLAIPIWQKLIEDNPDEDAFRLQLARTALVVGQLDLCTQQLEALKPEHADTPTILLLEAEVLLLRRQPEKALEKVHQANKAEPESVRILNALGRIYLRTNQHQQALEAFEHSLALEPESPVVHNGLAQAYNNLQQHQQAVEHALQSIGYAHQYPAAHLNLGIALAQSGREDAAIQALEVCLGMSPQNRIAHQWLAKLYARDNRNQDKAREHDLMGQTVLTRGNIQ, from the coding sequence ATGCGTGAGACGCCTGCGACGAGAAAGAGGGTCTTGCTGATCGGCTGGGACGCCGCCGACTGGCAGATGATCGACCCGCTGCTCCAAGCAGGCGCGATGCCGAACCTTGAGGCATTGATCGGCCGAGGTGTCCGCGGCAACCTCGCCACCATACGACCCATCCTCTCGCCGATGCTCTGGACCTCCATCGCCACAGGCAAACGTGCCGACAAACACGGCATCTGCGGATTCACCGAACCCAAGCCCGACGGCACAGGCATCCGGCCCGTCACGAGCACCAGCCGCGCCACCAAAGCCGTCTGGAACATCCTCAGCCAGAAGGGCTATACCAGTGCCGTCTGCTCATGGTTCGCCTCTCACCCCGCAGAGCCCATCAAGGGCTCCGTCGTCACCGACCAGTTCGCACGCCTGCTTGCCGTCCTCGACCACGATATCGACCCCGGACCAGGGACCTTTCATCCCCCCGAACTCGCCGAGCAACTCAACCCCTACCGCGTCGACCCCCGGATGCTCGACGCCCAAACGCTCCTGCCCTTCGTCCCCGCTGCCGCCGAGATCGAGCAGGAGCAGGACGGCCGACTGATGACCCTGGCGCACCTCATCGCCAAGGCTTCCACCATCCACGCTGCCGGCTGCCACCAACTCCGAGAAACCGACTGGGACTTCGCCGCGATCTACTACGACGCCATCGATCACTTCGGGCACCAGTTCATGCCCTACCACCCGCCCGCCGTCTCGGGCATCAGTGAACGCGACGCCCGGATCTACGGCCCCGTAATGGAAGGCTGCTACCGCTTCCACGACATGATGCTCGGGGCCCTCACCAAGCTCGCGGGTCCCGATACCGACATCCTCCTGATCAGCGACCACGGCTTCTTCAACGATCAGGCACGACTCGGCACCGACGCAACCGAAGACCCCGAACATTGGCATCGACCCTTCGGCGTTGTCGTAGCCGCAGGACCCAGCTTCAAGCAGAACGAAACGCTCTACGGCGCCACCATCCTCGACGTCACCCCCACCATCCTCTCGATCTTCGACCTACCGCTCGGGGCCGACATGGACGGCCGCCCCTGGATCGAAATCTTCAACGAACCCGTCACACCCGATCGCGTCTTTAGCTGGGACAAGATCGAAGGCGAGTCCGGGTACCACCCCCCCAACGCCGAAGAAGACGACCCCGTCGCCAGCGCCGAAGCCGTCGCCCAGCTCGTGGCCCTCGGCTACATCGATGACCCGGGCGAGGACGTCACCACCGCCGTTCGCAACACAACCCGAGACCTCCTGACCAACCGTGCCTCCGCGCTCGCCGACAGCCGACGAGCCTCGCTGGCCATCCCGATCTGGCAGAAGCTCATCGAAGACAACCCTGACGAAGACGCCTTCCGGCTGCAACTCGCACGCACCGCCCTCGTCGTCGGACAACTCGACCTCTGCACCCAGCAACTCGAGGCACTCAAACCAGAGCACGCCGACACGCCCACCATCCTCCTGCTCGAAGCCGAAGTCCTCCTCCTCAGACGACAACCCGAAAAGGCGCTCGAAAAAGTCCACCAGGCCAACAAAGCAGAACCCGAATCCGTCCGCATCCTCAACGCACTCGGGCGGATCTACCTCAGAACCAACCAGCACCAGCAAGCCCTCGAAGCCTTCGAACACAGCCTCGCACTCGAACCCGAAAGCCCCGTCGTCCACAACGGACTCGCTCAGGCCTACAACAACCTCCAACAGCACCAACAGGCCGTCGAACACGCCCTGCAGTCGATCGGCTACGCACACCAGTACCCCGCCGCTCACCTCAACCTCGGCATCGCTCTCGCACAATCCGGACGGGAAGACGCCGCCATCCAGGCCCTCGAAGTCTGCCTCGGCATGTCCCCGCAGAACAGGATCGCACACCAATGGCTCGCTAAGCTCTACGCACGGGACAACCGCAACCAAGACAAGGCACGAGAGCACGACCTCATGGGACAAACCGTCCTCACACGTGGAAACATCCAATGA
- a CDS encoding family 16 glycosylhydrolase — protein MTHGYERPTAGLILAAAITLGTPPAQAAQTIVDGFNGSSINAGIWEVRLAQWGGPGRNGGVIPENVSIADGIVSIDGNGDLYTGPKRGWNANGYREDHGRRSGGAIRTREPQGPGRFEVRMKPVFEDGVTTAMWTFFYNFNGGDVINHEIDIELLNRQSPSPTGFRSDYTTMNTWLGESSSQANLQRVSIIDEQGDPAPQDLDEFHTYRFDWFAGEGVTYPRVEFYVDGVHHYTSREFVPTIPGQFTVGLWFPFNWAGQPDFVTRTLEIDRVAITPLANIIPGDANADGNVNLTDLSLLATNFGSTEAAWSLGDFSGDGNVDLVDLSFFASNFGHSASTPEPVTFSLALLGLLASTRQRS, from the coding sequence ATGACACACGGCTACGAACGCCCCACCGCCGGCCTCATACTCGCCGCCGCAATCACGCTCGGCACCCCTCCGGCTCAGGCTGCGCAAACCATCGTCGACGGCTTCAACGGCAGCAGCATCAACGCCGGGATCTGGGAAGTCCGGCTCGCACAATGGGGCGGACCAGGACGCAACGGCGGGGTCATCCCGGAGAACGTCTCCATCGCCGACGGCATCGTGTCCATCGATGGCAACGGTGATCTCTATACCGGACCCAAACGCGGATGGAATGCCAACGGCTATCGCGAAGACCACGGCCGGCGATCCGGCGGCGCCATCCGCACCCGTGAACCCCAGGGACCCGGTCGCTTCGAGGTCCGCATGAAGCCCGTCTTCGAAGACGGCGTCACCACTGCCATGTGGACCTTCTTCTACAACTTCAACGGCGGCGACGTCATCAACCACGAGATCGACATCGAACTCCTTAATCGCCAGTCACCCTCACCCACCGGATTCCGCTCCGACTACACCACCATGAACACCTGGCTCGGCGAGAGCTCCTCGCAAGCCAACCTGCAACGCGTCAGCATCATCGACGAACAAGGCGACCCCGCCCCTCAAGACCTCGACGAGTTCCACACCTACCGCTTTGACTGGTTCGCCGGTGAGGGCGTCACCTACCCGCGCGTCGAGTTCTACGTAGATGGCGTCCACCACTACACCAGCCGCGAGTTCGTCCCCACCATCCCCGGACAATTCACCGTCGGCCTCTGGTTCCCCTTCAACTGGGCAGGACAGCCCGACTTCGTCACACGCACCCTCGAGATCGACCGTGTCGCCATCACCCCACTCGCCAACATCATCCCGGGCGACGCCAACGCCGACGGCAACGTCAACCTCACCGACCTCTCTCTCCTAGCCACCAACTTCGGATCCACCGAGGCCGCCTGGTCGCTGGGTGACTTCTCAGGCGATGGCAACGTCGACCTCGTCGACCTCTCGTTCTTCGCCAGTAACTTCGGACATTCAGCCTCCACGCCCGAGCCGGTCACCTTCTCCCTCGCACTCCTCGGCCTGCTCGCCTCCACCCGGCAACGATCCTGA
- a CDS encoding DUF1559 family PulG-like putative transporter, producing the protein MMLTGIPRRVDSGFTLIELLVVISIISLLIGILLPALSAAREAARSSVCKSNLKQLGIGLAAYRIDFQSYWPSVYDSNPVTPFAERTWIRILYPYVAGRDDPQWRPIEDGSFEELEGSEFVCPSWEQDHDVIDWENRGYVMNGSLHWNKTNNDNPGRHWHYKRPDQIMSPSETFTQSDGKSIFISIHPWAGLPKLQSRLEAVINRHPGEAHNLLYADGHVSSLSNTEFLDTPTSNETLWLGY; encoded by the coding sequence ATGATGTTGACAGGAATACCCAGACGAGTTGACTCGGGCTTCACACTCATCGAACTACTCGTCGTGATCTCGATCATCTCCCTGCTGATCGGAATCCTGCTGCCCGCACTCTCGGCAGCGAGAGAAGCCGCCCGATCGTCGGTGTGCAAGTCAAACTTGAAGCAACTCGGCATCGGGCTGGCCGCGTACCGCATTGACTTCCAGTCCTACTGGCCCAGCGTTTACGACAGCAACCCCGTGACCCCCTTTGCTGAACGCACCTGGATTCGCATCCTCTACCCCTACGTGGCCGGACGGGACGACCCCCAGTGGCGTCCCATCGAGGACGGTTCCTTTGAGGAACTGGAAGGATCAGAGTTTGTTTGCCCGTCATGGGAGCAGGATCATGACGTGATTGACTGGGAGAATCGCGGCTACGTCATGAACGGGTCGCTGCACTGGAACAAGACGAACAATGACAATCCCGGCCGGCACTGGCACTACAAACGCCCGGATCAGATCATGTCGCCTTCCGAAACCTTCACGCAGTCCGACGGGAAGTCGATCTTTATCAGCATCCACCCGTGGGCAGGCCTGCCGAAGCTGCAAAGCCGCCTGGAAGCCGTGATCAATCGACACCCGGGCGAAGCGCACAACCTCCTCTACGCAGACGGGCACGTTTCCTCCCTGTCGAACACGGAGTTTCTGGATACACCGACGTCCAACGAGACACTCTGGCTAGGGTACTAA